The following are encoded in a window of Manihot esculenta cultivar AM560-2 chromosome 8, M.esculenta_v8, whole genome shotgun sequence genomic DNA:
- the LOC110621260 gene encoding activator of 90 kDa heat shock protein ATPase homolog, which yields MAKYGEGDKRWIVEERPDGANVHNWHWAETDCLEWSRNLLSKLLSNLVILDGESNLFLKIKKLEKVDGEAYVNVRKGKIIPGYELNVSLSWEGEAKDSDGKSLLKVDGSVEIPYISDENADEDPEIKVIVKDDGPVGKVLKEAMVAKGKPVIEEKVRIYVQSMAEGGPAKDELETKKVAPKRQSTGVKEDAGSTALAGGEKEVKKESKKGFKTISLTEKFSCRARDMYEILMDENRWKGFTQSNAKISKEVGGEFSIFDGSVTGTNVDLQDGKLIVQKWRFGSWPDGIVSTVRLTLDEPEPGFTVVKLLHTDIPEEDRYGNATVVENTERGWRDLILHKIRAVFGFGI from the exons ATGGCCAAGTACGGAGAAGGCGATAAGCGATGGATCGTAGAGGAAAGACCAGATGGTGCCAATGTCCATAATTGGCATTGGGCCGAGACTGATTGTTTGGAATGGTCGCGGAATCTACTCTCCAAGCTTTTATCTAATCTCGTCATCCTTGACGGCGAAAGTAATCTTTTCCTCAAGATCAAGAAGCTTGAGAAGGTCGATGGTGAAGCCTACGTTAATGTTCGCAAGGGTAAAATCATTCCTGGATATGAGCTTAATGTTTCTCTTTCTTGGGAAGGTGAAGCTAAGGATTCTGATGGCAAATCTTTGCTTAAGGTTGATGGATCCGTGGAGATCCCGTATATTTCGGATGAGAATGCTGACGAGGACCCGGAAATTAAGGTTATTGTTAAGGATGATGGACCAGTTGGAAAGGTATTGAAGGAAGCAATGGTGGCTAAAGGAAAACCGGTTATTGAAGAGAAAGTTAGGATTTATGTTCAGAGTATGGCCGAGGGTGGACCTGCTAAGGATGAATTGGAAACGAAAAAGGTCGCACCCAAGAGGCAATCGACGGGGGTAAAGGAGGACGCTGGTTCGACGGCGCTTGCAGGTGGAGAGAAGGAGGTAAAGAAAGAATCCAAGAAAGGGTTTAAAACAATAAGTTTGACGGAGAAGTTTAGTTGCAGAGCTAGGGATATGTATGAGATATTGATGGATGAGAATAGATGGAAAGGTTTTACGCAGAGTAATGCGAAAATTAGTAAAGAGGTAGGAGGAGAGTTCAGTATTTTTGATGGGTCGGTGACGGGGACCAATGTGGATTTGCAAGATGGGAAGCTCATAGTGCAGAAATGGAGGTTCGGGAGCTGGCCTGATGGAATTGTTTCAACG GTAAGGCTTACTTTGGATGAGCCTGAACCTGGTTTTACTGTTGTCAAGCTTTTGCACACTGACATTCCTGAGGAAGACAG ATACGGTAATGCAACTGTGGTGGAAAACACTGAGAGAGGATGGAGGGATCTTATTCTCCATAAGATACGGGCAGTTTTTGGTTTTGGCATATGA
- the LOC110620394 gene encoding DNA-3-methyladenine glycosylase, protein MKRAQQVKRAAKSRKASRPSEPGADHLEIRPSQRLKSVTIRAKAKSCQSQPQTKILSLPIRNSYPLSFDKMRILPLDFFQIDALDLAPRLLGKFLKRDDVVLQITEVEAYRPNDSACHGRFGITARTAPVFGPGGHAYVYLCYGLHTMLNIVADKEGVGAAVLIRSCAPMSGLDTIQQRRSQKTEKPVLLTGPGKIGQALGISTEWSNHPLYTPGGLELLDGPEPENILVGPRVGIEYALPEHVSALWRFAIGGTPWISAPKNTLRPP, encoded by the exons ATGAAGAGAGCTCAGCAAGTCAAGCGAGCTGCGAAATCCAGGAAGGCGAGTCGACCTAGCGAACCCGGCGCTGATCACCTGGAAATTCGGCCGAGTCAGCGCCTGAAATCTGTAACCATTAGGGCCAAAGCCAAGTCATGCCAATCTCAACCCCAAACCAAAATTCTTTCTCTTCCAATCCGAAATTCGTACCCATTATCTTTCGATAAAATGAGAATATTGCCCCTCGATTTCTTTCAAATTGACGCTCTTGATCTTGCTCCACGCTTGCTAGGCAAGTTCCTCAAGAGAGATGATGTTGTTCTTCAGATTACTGAG GTTGAAGCTTACAGGCCTAATGATTCAGCTTGTCACGGTAGATTTGGTATCACAGCAAGAACGGCTCCAGTT TTTGGACCAGGAGGGCATGCGTACGTTTATCTTTGCTATGGTCTCCACACAATGCTTAATATCGTTGCAGACAAGGAAGGAGTTGGTGCTGCAGTCTTGATACGATCTTGTGCCCCCATGAGTG GGTTGGATACCATTCAGCAGCGTCGAAGTCAGAAAACTGAAAAGCCTGTTCTTCTTACTGGGCCTGGGAAG ATTGGTCAAGCACTGGGGATTTCAACGGAATGGTCTAATCATCCCCTTTATACGCCTG GTGGTTTAGAACTGCTTGATGGACCAGAGCCTGAAAACATACTGGTAGGTCCACGTGTTGGCATTGAATATGCTTTACCAGAACATGTTAGTGCATTGTGGAGATTTGCCATTGGTGGTACCCCTTGGATAAGTGCTCCTAAAAATACCCTGAGACCACCTTGA